Proteins encoded in a region of the Zea mays cultivar B73 chromosome 4, Zm-B73-REFERENCE-NAM-5.0, whole genome shotgun sequence genome:
- the LOC103652919 gene encoding pentatricopeptide repeat-containing protein At5g06540, protein MPSAPLVAAAIGTRVSLRPNLSLLADRCATPCALARVHAAMLVSGRLAEDAFAASRLLDAYVALSPDPAAAALALLSSLPCAPNSFMFNTTLRVLASSPDPATAFPFFSRIHGTGALVPGRHTFPFLLKAAARLPLSLPVTEQLHALAVRHGVHLDAYVANGLVRAYSVAGLLRPARRVFDEVPERNAAVYTTMVSAYAQNGRHEDAMAAFVQMVRVGFEPCGAALASVLSACARSPSGGLEMGRHVHDLMVARGVAVGPILGTALVDMYVKNGAIEEALAVFDGLPERRVPAAWNPLISGLANLGHGERALDFFRRMQREGVPPNATTLVGALSACSHPGLLDEARRLFRSMEKDFGIVPGIQHYGCMVDLLGRAGLLSEAEDMIREMSCKADTVIWGALLTACKNHGVIEIAERAAVEMLKLNPSNHGVYVVLSNLYAEAGRWQDVDKLRKVMKGARLSKIPGASAVNGDGSLEQP, encoded by the coding sequence ATGCCTTCGGCGCCGCTCGTCGCGGCTGCCATCGGCACGCGCGTCAGCCTCCGCCCGAACCTCTCACTCCTCGCCGATCGTTGCGCTACACCTTGCGCCCTAGCCCGCGTGCACGCCGCCATGctcgtctccggccgcctcgccgagGACGCTTTCGCCGCGTCCCGGCTCCTGGACGCCTACGTCGCGCTCTCTCCGGATCCCGCTGCCGCCGCACTCGCGCTCCTCTCCTCCCTGCCCTGCGCGCCCAACTCCTTCATGTTCAACACCACGCTCCGCGTGCTCGCTTCCTCCCCGGACCCGGCCACCGCATTCCCCTTCTTCTCCCGCATCCACGGCACTGGAGCCCTCGTGCCCGGCCGGCACACATTCCCCTTCCTCCTGAAGGCCGCCGCGCGCCTTCCGCTCTCTCTCCCCGTCACCGAACAGCTCCACGCGCTCGCCGTCCGGCACGGGGTCCACCTCGATGCCTACGTCGCCAATGGCCTCGTTCGGGCCTACTCCGTGGCGGGCCTTCTCCGCCCCGCGCGCAGGGTGTTCGACGAGGTGCCCGAGCGGAACGCGGCCGTGTACACTACCATGGTCTCCGCGTACGCGCAGAACGGGAGGCACGAGGACGCGATGGCGGCGTTCGTCCAGATGGTCCGCGTGGGCTTCGAGCCCTGCGGCGCCGCGCTGGCCTCGGTGCTGTCTGCGTGCGCGCGGTCGCCGTCGGGCGGGCTCGAGATGGGCCGTCACGTGCACGACCTAATGGTGGCACGGGGCGTGGCAGTTGGTCCCATCCTCGGCACGGCGCTGGTCGACATGTACGTCAAAAATGGCGCCATTGAGGAGGCCTTGGCAGTGTTCGACGGGCTGCCAGAGCGGCGCGTGCCGGCTGCATGGAACCCTCTCATCTCGGGGCTGGCGAACCTCGGGCACGGTGAGCGTGCACTCGACTTTTTCAGACGGATGCAGCGGGAGGGTGTGCCACCGAATGCGACCACACTCGTCGGGGCACTCTCGGCGTGCTCCCACCCAGGGCTGCTGGACGAGGCCCGCCGGCTGTTCAGGTCCATGGAGAAGGACTTCGGGATCGTTCCAGGAATCCAGCACTACGGATGCATGGTGGACCTCCTTGGCCGTGCTGGCCTCTTATCGGAAGCGGAGGATATGATACGGGAGATGTCATGCAAGGCGGACACCGTGATATGGGGAGCACTCCTGACGGCCTGCAAGAACCACGGTGTCATTGAGATTGCGGAGCGGGCAGCGGTGGAGATGCTGAAACTAAATCCCAGTAACCATGGAGTGTATGTGGTACTGTCCAACTTGTATGCCGAGGCTGGTAGGTGGCAGGACGTGGACAAGCTGAGGAAGGTGATGAAGGGAGCGAGGCTCTCTAAAATCCCTGGGGCAAGCGCAGTTAATGGTGATGGGTCACTGGAGCAACCATAG
- the LOC100217198 gene encoding uncharacterized protein isoform X3, translated as MLGQLALWAKIANETSCGSPRWIGRGLSCVCIKRKGTYERICMNLTPVQEERLQRLKHRMKVYFDPSRRDHQEALKALWHATYPDQELEGLISEQWKDMGWQGRDPSTDFRGAGFISLENLLFFAKTFSASFQRLLNKQCGNRATWEYPFAVAGVNITFMIMQMLDLQSTKPRTFVRAIFIQMLSEDEWAFDLLYCVAFVVMDKQWLDKNASYMDFNEVLKSTRAQLERELMLDDVIRIEDMPSYSLLC; from the exons ATGCTAGGGCAGCTAGCACTGTGGGCCAAAATTGCAA ATGAAACATCATGTGGATCACCGAGATGGATAGGGAGAGGCCTCTCGTGTGTGTGCATCAAGCGGAAAGGCACATATGAAAGGATATGCATGAACCTCACACCAGTGCAG GAAGAAAGGCTTCAGAGATTGAAGCATCGCATGAAGGTTTACTTTGATCCATCTAGACGAGATCACCAG GAAGCCCTGAAAGCTCTTTGGCATGCAACATACCCTGATCAAGAACTTGAAGGTTTGATATCTGAGCAGTGGAAGGACATGGGCTGGCAAGGAAGAGACCCATCAACTGACTTTAG AGGCGCAGGATTCATATCCCTGGAGAATCTTTTGTTCTTTGCCAAGACGTTCTCC GCATCGTTTCAGAGACTTCTAAATAAACAGTGCGGTAACAGAGCCACATGGGAGTACCCATTTGCGGTTGCTGGTGTAAATATTACATTCATGATCATGCAGATGCTAGATCTCCAGTCTA CTAAGCCAAGAACATTTGTGCGAGCCATTTTTATCCAAATGCTCTCAG AGGATGAGTGGGCATTTGATCTGCTCTACTGTGTCGCATTTGTTGTGATGGACAAGCAGTGGCTGGACAAGAATGCATCTTACATGGACTTCAAT GAGGTGCTGAAGTCGACACGAGCCCAGCTGGAGAGGGAGCTTATGCTGGACGATGTCATCCGCATCGAAGACATGCCGTCATACAGCCTGCTTTGCTAG
- the LOC100217198 gene encoding uncharacterized protein LOC100217198 has protein sequence MRLKPLVILFRIVGNLQEERLQRLKHRMKVYFDPSRRDHQEALKALWHATYPDQELEGLISEQWKDMGWQGRDPSTDFRGAGFISLENLLFFAKTFSASFQRLLNKQCGNRATWEYPFAVAGVNITFMIMQMLDLQSTKPRTFVRAIFIQMLSEDEWAFDLLYCVAFVVMDKQWLDKNASYMDFNEVLKSTRAQLERELMLDDVIRIEDMPSYSLLC, from the exons ATGAGACTGAAACCACTTGTTATTCTATTCCGAATTGTTGGTAATTTGCAGGAAGAAAGGCTTCAGAGATTGAAGCATCGCATGAAGGTTTACTTTGATCCATCTAGACGAGATCACCAG GAAGCCCTGAAAGCTCTTTGGCATGCAACATACCCTGATCAAGAACTTGAAGGTTTGATATCTGAGCAGTGGAAGGACATGGGCTGGCAAGGAAGAGACCCATCAACTGACTTTAG AGGCGCAGGATTCATATCCCTGGAGAATCTTTTGTTCTTTGCCAAGACGTTCTCC GCATCGTTTCAGAGACTTCTAAATAAACAGTGCGGTAACAGAGCCACATGGGAGTACCCATTTGCGGTTGCTGGTGTAAATATTACATTCATGATCATGCAGATGCTAGATCTCCAGTCTA CTAAGCCAAGAACATTTGTGCGAGCCATTTTTATCCAAATGCTCTCAG AGGATGAGTGGGCATTTGATCTGCTCTACTGTGTCGCATTTGTTGTGATGGACAAGCAGTGGCTGGACAAGAATGCATCTTACATGGACTTCAAT GAGGTGCTGAAGTCGACACGAGCCCAGCTGGAGAGGGAGCTTATGCTGGACGATGTCATCCGCATCGAAGACATGCCGTCATACAGCCTGCTTTGCTAG
- the LOC100217198 gene encoding uncharacterized protein isoform X1, producing the protein MTDQATQPLIHYFEKIILNHRLNSKTSQQSLCLLDMALLGSRVSHRWGGIRFDETSCGSPRWIGRGLSCVCIKRKGTYERICMNLTPVQEERLQRLKHRMKVYFDPSRRDHQEALKALWHATYPDQELEGLISEQWKDMGWQGRDPSTDFRGAGFISLENLLFFAKTFSASFQRLLNKQCGNRATWEYPFAVAGVNITFMIMQMLDLQSTKPRTFVRAIFIQMLSEDEWAFDLLYCVAFVVMDKQWLDKNASYMDFNEVLKSTRAQLERELMLDDVIRIEDMPSYSLLC; encoded by the exons ATGACCGACCAAGCCACGCAACCACTAATCCACTATTTCGAGAAAATAATTCTGAACCATCGGCTCAACAGCAAGACAAGCCAGCAGTCGCTTTGCCTTCTGGACATGGCTTTGCTGGGCTCACGCGTCTCTCACCGGTGGGGAGGCATCCGATTTG ATGAAACATCATGTGGATCACCGAGATGGATAGGGAGAGGCCTCTCGTGTGTGTGCATCAAGCGGAAAGGCACATATGAAAGGATATGCATGAACCTCACACCAGTGCAG GAAGAAAGGCTTCAGAGATTGAAGCATCGCATGAAGGTTTACTTTGATCCATCTAGACGAGATCACCAG GAAGCCCTGAAAGCTCTTTGGCATGCAACATACCCTGATCAAGAACTTGAAGGTTTGATATCTGAGCAGTGGAAGGACATGGGCTGGCAAGGAAGAGACCCATCAACTGACTTTAG AGGCGCAGGATTCATATCCCTGGAGAATCTTTTGTTCTTTGCCAAGACGTTCTCC GCATCGTTTCAGAGACTTCTAAATAAACAGTGCGGTAACAGAGCCACATGGGAGTACCCATTTGCGGTTGCTGGTGTAAATATTACATTCATGATCATGCAGATGCTAGATCTCCAGTCTA CTAAGCCAAGAACATTTGTGCGAGCCATTTTTATCCAAATGCTCTCAG AGGATGAGTGGGCATTTGATCTGCTCTACTGTGTCGCATTTGTTGTGATGGACAAGCAGTGGCTGGACAAGAATGCATCTTACATGGACTTCAAT GAGGTGCTGAAGTCGACACGAGCCCAGCTGGAGAGGGAGCTTATGCTGGACGATGTCATCCGCATCGAAGACATGCCGTCATACAGCCTGCTTTGCTAG
- the LOC100217198 gene encoding uncharacterized protein isoform X2: protein MEAAAAAAAAAPAPAGERDPEHHHGCLAVRTSLPRCAIGAGGGSSLPGSSDETSCGSPRWIGRGLSCVCIKRKGTYERICMNLTPVQEERLQRLKHRMKVYFDPSRRDHQEALKALWHATYPDQELEGLISEQWKDMGWQGRDPSTDFRGAGFISLENLLFFAKTFSASFQRLLNKQCGNRATWEYPFAVAGVNITFMIMQMLDLQSTKPRTFVRAIFIQMLSEDEWAFDLLYCVAFVVMDKQWLDKNASYMDFNEVLKSTRAQLERELMLDDVIRIEDMPSYSLLC from the exons ATGGAGgctgcggcagcggcagcggcggcagctCCAGCGCCTGCGGGGGAGAGGGACCCCGAGCACCACCACGGATGTCTGGCCGTCAGGACGTCGCTGCCGCGGTGCGCCATCGGCGCCGGCGGCGGCTCCTCGCTGCCTGGATCTTCCG ATGAAACATCATGTGGATCACCGAGATGGATAGGGAGAGGCCTCTCGTGTGTGTGCATCAAGCGGAAAGGCACATATGAAAGGATATGCATGAACCTCACACCAGTGCAG GAAGAAAGGCTTCAGAGATTGAAGCATCGCATGAAGGTTTACTTTGATCCATCTAGACGAGATCACCAG GAAGCCCTGAAAGCTCTTTGGCATGCAACATACCCTGATCAAGAACTTGAAGGTTTGATATCTGAGCAGTGGAAGGACATGGGCTGGCAAGGAAGAGACCCATCAACTGACTTTAG AGGCGCAGGATTCATATCCCTGGAGAATCTTTTGTTCTTTGCCAAGACGTTCTCC GCATCGTTTCAGAGACTTCTAAATAAACAGTGCGGTAACAGAGCCACATGGGAGTACCCATTTGCGGTTGCTGGTGTAAATATTACATTCATGATCATGCAGATGCTAGATCTCCAGTCTA CTAAGCCAAGAACATTTGTGCGAGCCATTTTTATCCAAATGCTCTCAG AGGATGAGTGGGCATTTGATCTGCTCTACTGTGTCGCATTTGTTGTGATGGACAAGCAGTGGCTGGACAAGAATGCATCTTACATGGACTTCAAT GAGGTGCTGAAGTCGACACGAGCCCAGCTGGAGAGGGAGCTTATGCTGGACGATGTCATCCGCATCGAAGACATGCCGTCATACAGCCTGCTTTGCTAG